A single genomic interval of Lentimicrobium saccharophilum harbors:
- a CDS encoding lipoprotein signal peptidase, whose product MKKPLTIVGIILLIDQSVKFWIKTNMSLGQEYKVLGDWFIIHFTENPGMAFGLEFAGEYGKLALSIFRIIAIIGIFYYLWKITRKEVHTGLLVSLSLVLAGAMGNMIDSAFYGMLFSSSNYFEVARFLPTEGGYATFLHGKVVDMLYFPIIQGYYPSWVPLLGGNEFVFFRPVFNIADSSITIGVLLLIIFQNKFFHTAEKSETAAVEESAENAEIQP is encoded by the coding sequence TTGAAAAAACCGCTGACCATCGTAGGAATCATCCTGCTTATTGACCAGTCTGTAAAATTCTGGATAAAAACCAACATGAGCCTTGGCCAGGAGTATAAAGTCCTGGGAGATTGGTTTATTATCCATTTTACCGAAAACCCAGGCATGGCGTTCGGGCTTGAATTTGCCGGCGAATACGGCAAACTGGCCCTGAGCATCTTCCGGATCATCGCCATTATAGGCATCTTTTATTACCTCTGGAAAATCACCCGCAAGGAGGTCCACACCGGATTGCTGGTCAGTCTATCGCTGGTATTGGCCGGCGCCATGGGCAATATGATCGACAGTGCTTTCTACGGCATGCTCTTCAGCAGCAGCAACTATTTTGAGGTGGCGCGCTTCCTGCCCACCGAAGGCGGATATGCCACATTCCTGCATGGTAAGGTGGTGGATATGCTTTATTTCCCCATTATTCAGGGATATTATCCTTCGTGGGTGCCCTTGCTGGGTGGCAACGAGTTTGTCTTCTTCAGACCTGTGTTTAATATTGCCGATTCTTCCATTACCATAGGCGTGTTGCTTTTGATCATTTTTCAGAACAAATTCTTCCATACCGCTGAAAAATCCGAAACGGCAGCGGTGGAAGAAAGTGCTGAGAACGCTGAGATTCAGCCGTAA
- a CDS encoding Ig-like domain repeat protein has protein sequence MKRILLSFLVLAFSMISCKKDDQDPVEKGDLNVIVTINGYQLSAGAEIYTNPASKQGVTDEFGSVLLTGLDAGSYEIYANLENVGSGKSVVKVKADELSEVRINIIAGIYVGLAPTIDIILPGVPAEFTHGEAITFSAVIEDDKTPHAEIDVKWESDLDGILNSDSPDESGNVSFSTASLSRGLHKITLTATDSEDYTSTATLNVSTLAPGAVTLLQPVKNEGTVILTWTEYQQSDFLKYEVYRSQTNYSGENFELISTLTDKNQTTYTDLTPPLEFQVSYYIRVTNSDENSRNSNIEVVDSPSGYIFNFQASDMLKHPTQPYIYLVNQGGQKLIKFDYINMQVVTETTLQGNIGYCDIGDNGFGVEIYAPSNDGWIYVYSADDLRQTTSISTGLSTKSVVINGLGHVIASVFPSPWWEQPVRTYMRSTGINIDGNGDFDGDRLRMIPGKNEIISISTSVSPTDMEYFKLTDNGMFEMHQDDPYHGDYPLNANIFRISPSGEYSITSNSGAVYYANSSMEYKGQLQHGTLKFSDFAFNDDGSVIYAATSNRKSIQIGYYPSLIRENEILTRGFPVFIIRDGNKIISLSKSNENAVNTGIEIINLP, from the coding sequence ATGAAAAGAATCCTTTTATCCTTTCTGGTATTGGCGTTTTCAATGATCTCATGCAAAAAAGATGATCAGGACCCTGTCGAAAAAGGAGACCTGAATGTTATCGTAACCATTAACGGCTATCAGTTATCAGCAGGGGCAGAAATATATACAAATCCTGCATCGAAACAGGGAGTAACCGATGAATTTGGCTCGGTGCTCCTTACCGGACTCGATGCAGGAAGTTACGAGATTTATGCAAACCTGGAGAATGTCGGTTCCGGAAAATCTGTAGTGAAAGTTAAAGCCGATGAACTTTCTGAAGTACGAATCAATATAATCGCGGGAATATATGTCGGTCTGGCCCCGACCATAGATATTATCCTGCCAGGTGTGCCCGCAGAATTTACACATGGCGAAGCAATCACCTTTAGTGCCGTGATTGAGGATGATAAAACACCCCATGCAGAAATAGATGTAAAATGGGAAAGTGATCTGGATGGCATTCTTAATTCCGATTCTCCGGATGAGAGTGGGAATGTCTCATTCTCAACAGCTTCGCTTTCGAGGGGACTGCATAAGATTACCCTGACCGCAACGGATTCGGAAGATTATACTTCAACCGCCACCTTAAACGTAAGCACCCTGGCTCCGGGAGCTGTCACGCTGCTGCAACCCGTAAAAAATGAAGGAACGGTTATACTTACATGGACAGAATATCAGCAATCAGATTTTCTGAAATATGAAGTATACCGGTCACAAACCAATTATTCGGGCGAAAATTTCGAACTTATCAGTACCCTGACGGACAAAAACCAGACAACCTACACTGACCTGACCCCTCCCCTTGAATTTCAGGTAAGCTACTACATCAGGGTAACCAATTCGGATGAAAACTCAAGAAACAGCAATATTGAGGTGGTGGATTCACCCAGTGGATACATTTTCAACTTTCAGGCTTCCGATATGCTGAAGCACCCGACACAACCATACATATACCTTGTCAACCAGGGCGGGCAGAAACTTATAAAGTTCGATTATATCAATATGCAGGTGGTTACGGAGACCACCCTTCAGGGCAACATCGGATATTGTGATATCGGAGATAACGGTTTCGGTGTGGAAATTTATGCCCCCAGCAATGATGGCTGGATTTATGTCTACAGTGCCGATGATTTGAGACAGACCACATCCATCAGTACCGGACTTTCTACAAAAAGCGTTGTGATCAACGGACTGGGCCATGTAATTGCCTCTGTTTTTCCCTCTCCCTGGTGGGAACAACCCGTCAGAACCTACATGAGAAGCACCGGAATCAATATTGACGGGAATGGCGATTTTGACGGGGACAGGTTGAGAATGATCCCGGGTAAAAATGAAATAATATCGATATCCACCAGCGTCAGCCCGACGGATATGGAATATTTTAAACTGACAGACAATGGCATGTTTGAAATGCATCAGGACGATCCCTACCATGGAGATTACCCCCTGAATGCGAATATTTTCAGGATTTCGCCAAGCGGGGAATATTCCATCACATCAAACTCGGGTGCTGTTTATTATGCAAACAGTTCGATGGAATATAAAGGACAACTTCAGCACGGAACGCTGAAGTTTTCGGATTTTGCTTTCAATGATGACGGATCCGTGATTTATGCCGCCACCAGTAACCGTAAATCAATCCAGATCGGGTACTATCCTTCATTGATACGAGAAAATGAAATACTGACCCGCGGGTTCCCGGTTTTTATTATCAGGGACGGAAATAAGATCATATCCCTGAGTAAATCGAACGAAAACGCTGTCAATACGGGCATCGAAATTATCAATCTGCCGTAG
- the ileS gene encoding isoleucine--tRNA ligase produces the protein MKKYPEYKQLNLTSISKEVLNRWEEENVFKQSLEIRKESRPYIFYEGPPSANGTPGIHHVMARAIKDIFCRYKTMKGFLVNRKAGWDTHGLPIEIAVEKTLGITKEDIGKKISVDEYNKACRKEVMKYKDMWDDLTRRIGYWVDLDHPYITFDNKYIESVWYLLSKLYEKGLLYKGYTIQPFSPAAGTGLSTHELNQPGCYRNVKDNTVVAQFKVISNALSEKLFSDIHGELFFLAWTTTPWTLPSNTALAVGKDIEYLKVKTFNPYTSLPITVILAKDLFGKYFPEKNAELKLADYEAGQKAIPFEVCGSHKGSELEGIRYEQLLPYAQPAEGDAFRVVTGDFVTTEDGTGIVHIAPSFGADDFKAGKQNGIGSLTLVDRQGRFTEEMGEFAGRYVKAEYAPDYDPGKEDNVDIDIIVKLKKENRAFKTEKYEHSYPHCWRTDKPILYYPLDSWFIRTTAYRDEMLSLNRTINWKPEATGTGRFGNWLENLVDWNLSRSRYWGTPLPIWVSEDKSEERCISSVAQLKAEIEKSVAAGFMKENPLAAYIPGDNSEENYNTFDLHRPYADDIVLVSPSGKPMHRETDLIDVWFDSGAMPFAQFHYPFENKETLDRYFPADFIAEGVDQTRGWFFTLHAIATMVFDSVSFKTVVSNGLVLDKSGNKMSKRLGNAVDPFDTIEKYGPDATRWYMITNAQPWDNLKFDLEGVAEVQRKFFGTLYNTYSFFALYANIDGFTYAEPEVELHERPEIDRWILSELNSLISAVDGYYDDYEPTKAGRAIADFVDEHLSNWYVRLSRRRFWKGEYSTDKISAYQTLYKCLETVAILSAPIAPFFSERLFTDLNGITGRNRATSVHLADFSTADQSQIDKGLEERMQLAQRISSMVLSLRKQHRIRVRQPLSRIMIPVSGAHQKEQIDAVKNLILSEVNIKDIEYISGSGILVKKIKPNFKALGPRYGKLMKQIAAALSAAGQDEINAYETHQALTLSIEGEQVSLIAGDAEVITEDIPGWVVATEGNLTVALDVTITDQLRDEGLARELVNRIQNIRKEKDFEVTDKIRLEIEKNNGLTTALSNNYSYICSETLADSLVHVVSIDKEKRIVVELADDLQAAISVERIS, from the coding sequence ATGAAGAAATATCCTGAATACAAGCAACTTAACCTCACCTCCATCAGCAAGGAAGTGCTGAACAGGTGGGAAGAAGAAAATGTGTTTAAGCAAAGTCTGGAAATCCGCAAAGAGAGCCGTCCCTACATTTTTTACGAAGGACCGCCCTCTGCCAACGGAACTCCCGGCATTCACCATGTGATGGCCCGCGCCATCAAGGATATTTTCTGCCGTTACAAAACCATGAAGGGTTTCCTGGTGAACCGCAAAGCCGGCTGGGACACCCACGGGCTGCCCATCGAGATAGCCGTTGAAAAAACCCTGGGCATCACCAAGGAAGATATCGGGAAAAAGATTTCGGTGGACGAATACAACAAAGCCTGCCGCAAGGAGGTGATGAAGTACAAGGATATGTGGGACGACCTTACCCGCCGCATCGGCTATTGGGTGGACCTGGATCATCCGTACATCACCTTCGACAACAAGTATATTGAATCGGTATGGTACCTGCTTTCAAAGCTTTATGAAAAAGGGCTGCTTTACAAGGGCTATACCATACAGCCATTCTCCCCTGCAGCCGGCACGGGCCTCAGCACCCATGAGTTGAACCAGCCCGGCTGCTACCGCAACGTGAAGGACAATACGGTTGTGGCACAGTTTAAAGTAATCAGCAACGCCCTATCTGAAAAGCTGTTCAGCGATATTCACGGAGAGCTCTTCTTCCTGGCATGGACCACCACCCCCTGGACATTGCCCAGCAATACCGCCCTTGCCGTCGGGAAAGACATTGAGTACCTGAAGGTGAAAACCTTCAATCCCTATACCAGCCTGCCCATCACGGTAATCCTTGCAAAAGACCTTTTCGGGAAATATTTCCCCGAAAAGAATGCGGAGCTGAAACTGGCAGATTATGAAGCCGGTCAGAAAGCCATCCCGTTTGAAGTCTGCGGCAGCCACAAAGGCAGTGAACTTGAGGGAATCCGCTATGAGCAACTGCTTCCGTATGCCCAGCCCGCCGAAGGCGATGCCTTCCGCGTGGTTACCGGCGATTTCGTTACTACCGAGGACGGTACCGGTATCGTGCACATTGCGCCCAGCTTTGGCGCCGATGACTTTAAGGCGGGGAAACAAAACGGCATAGGATCGCTTACGCTGGTCGACCGTCAGGGCCGCTTTACGGAAGAGATGGGCGAATTCGCGGGCCGTTACGTCAAGGCTGAATATGCGCCAGACTATGATCCCGGCAAGGAAGACAACGTTGATATCGACATCATCGTCAAGCTGAAAAAAGAAAACCGGGCCTTCAAAACGGAGAAATACGAGCACTCCTATCCGCATTGCTGGAGGACGGACAAGCCCATCCTCTATTACCCGCTCGACAGCTGGTTTATCCGCACCACCGCTTACCGCGACGAGATGCTTTCGCTGAACAGAACCATCAACTGGAAGCCTGAGGCTACCGGCACCGGCCGCTTTGGCAACTGGCTCGAAAACCTGGTTGACTGGAACCTCAGCCGTTCGCGCTACTGGGGAACCCCTCTGCCCATCTGGGTGAGTGAAGACAAATCGGAAGAACGCTGCATCTCATCGGTGGCTCAGCTCAAGGCGGAGATTGAGAAATCGGTGGCTGCCGGATTTATGAAGGAAAACCCGCTGGCGGCCTATATCCCCGGCGACAACTCGGAAGAAAACTACAACACCTTCGACCTTCACCGGCCTTACGCCGACGACATCGTGCTGGTATCGCCGTCAGGCAAACCCATGCACCGCGAAACCGACCTGATTGATGTATGGTTCGATTCCGGCGCCATGCCTTTTGCACAGTTTCACTATCCTTTCGAAAACAAGGAAACCCTCGACCGCTATTTCCCGGCCGATTTTATCGCGGAAGGCGTTGACCAGACCCGCGGATGGTTCTTTACCCTCCACGCCATTGCAACCATGGTCTTCGATTCGGTATCGTTCAAAACGGTGGTTTCAAACGGGCTTGTGCTCGACAAAAGCGGGAACAAGATGTCGAAACGGCTGGGCAATGCTGTTGATCCCTTCGACACCATCGAGAAATACGGCCCCGATGCCACCCGATGGTACATGATCACCAACGCCCAGCCTTGGGACAACCTTAAGTTCGACCTGGAAGGGGTGGCCGAAGTACAGCGGAAATTCTTCGGAACGCTTTACAACACCTACAGCTTCTTTGCGCTTTACGCCAACATCGACGGCTTTACCTATGCCGAGCCGGAAGTTGAGCTGCATGAACGCCCCGAAATTGACCGCTGGATACTGTCGGAACTGAACAGCCTGATCAGCGCCGTTGACGGATATTACGACGACTACGAGCCGACCAAGGCCGGGCGTGCAATTGCCGATTTTGTGGATGAGCACCTCAGCAACTGGTATGTAAGGCTTTCGCGCCGCCGTTTCTGGAAGGGCGAGTATTCAACCGACAAGATTTCGGCATACCAGACGTTGTATAAATGCCTTGAAACCGTGGCAATACTATCGGCACCCATTGCACCTTTCTTCAGCGAGCGGCTGTTTACCGACCTTAACGGCATCACCGGGCGCAACCGGGCCACCTCGGTTCATCTGGCCGACTTCAGCACTGCCGATCAGAGCCAGATCGACAAGGGACTGGAAGAGCGCATGCAGCTGGCCCAGCGCATCTCGAGCATGGTGCTCTCGCTCCGGAAGCAGCACCGCATCAGGGTCCGTCAGCCGCTGAGCCGGATTATGATCCCCGTGAGCGGTGCACACCAGAAAGAACAGATCGATGCCGTGAAAAACCTGATTCTTTCCGAAGTTAACATCAAGGATATAGAATACATCTCCGGAAGCGGCATCCTGGTAAAGAAAATCAAACCCAACTTCAAGGCGCTGGGACCCCGTTACGGCAAACTGATGAAACAAATTGCCGCGGCGCTCTCCGCTGCCGGACAGGATGAAATCAATGCCTATGAAACGCATCAGGCCCTGACCCTGAGCATTGAGGGTGAACAGGTCAGCCTGATTGCCGGAGATGCTGAGGTCATCACCGAGGATATTCCCGGATGGGTGGTGGCCACCGAAGGCAATTTAACCGTTGCCCTCGACGTTACCATCACTGATCAGCTCAGGGACGAAGGATTGGCCCGTGAACTGGTCAACCGCATCCAGAATATCCGCAAGGAAAAAGACTTCGAGGTAACCGATAAAATCAGGCTCGAAATCGAGAAAAACAACGGGCTTACCACAGCCCTGAGTAATAATTATTCGTATATTTGTTCAGAGACCCTGGCGGACTCACTTGTACATGTTGTTTCGATAGATAAAGAGAAACGCATTGTTGTTGAACTCGCCGACGACCTGCAGGCAGCAATCAGCGTGGAACGCATCAGCTGA
- a CDS encoding TraR/DksA family transcriptional regulator: MKKQETQDENVKNRYSDEELEEFRQIILAKLEKARKDLKMLTEAFANSNEHDISDTSPTFKVLEEGYQVNSKEENSKLAARQDKFIKALENALIRIENKTYGICRVTGKLISKERLRIVPHATLSIEAKLNQPK, encoded by the coding sequence ATGAAAAAACAAGAAACACAGGATGAAAATGTAAAAAACCGGTATTCAGACGAAGAACTGGAGGAATTCCGCCAGATCATCCTGGCTAAACTGGAAAAAGCCCGTAAAGACCTCAAAATGCTGACTGAAGCCTTTGCCAACAGCAATGAGCACGACATCAGCGATACCTCCCCTACCTTCAAGGTGCTGGAAGAAGGTTACCAGGTGAATTCAAAGGAAGAAAACAGCAAGCTGGCTGCCCGTCAGGATAAGTTTATCAAAGCGCTGGAAAACGCGCTGATCCGTATCGAAAACAAAACCTACGGCATCTGCAGGGTCACCGGGAAGCTGATTTCCAAAGAACGCCTGCGCATTGTTCCGCATGCCACCCTGAGCATCGAAGCCAAACTGAACCAGCCCAAGTAA
- a CDS encoding PorP/SprF family type IX secretion system membrane protein, translating into MKKLTGLIFLFFSITAFAQQDPLFSQYMFNKLALNPAYAGSHEMLTIDMLNRYQWVGIDGAPRTFTVGAHMPTRNFKVGLGIYAYQDVLGPTKNQGLMATYAYRLLMGKSILSFGLQAGFKYFDFDWRQINVEDPDFTFTPEEFQRFTPDANFGIYYQNNRFFAGVSSKQLFQNEYGMVQVDGKTTYTKLLRHFYGLAGGAIPIDEKIVFRPSVLAKFVKNAPLQVDVNASVLFDNIFWIGMSYRTEKALVFMTEFRISEKFRVGYSYDYYLNEILPHNKGSHEFRLGFDLDIYKERMLTPRFFF; encoded by the coding sequence ATGAAAAAGTTAACCGGTCTAATTTTCCTGTTCTTCAGTATCACGGCATTCGCCCAACAGGATCCGCTTTTCAGCCAGTATATGTTTAACAAGCTGGCACTGAACCCGGCTTATGCAGGTAGTCATGAAATGCTCACCATTGATATGCTTAACCGCTATCAATGGGTGGGCATTGATGGTGCGCCGCGCACATTTACAGTAGGAGCACATATGCCCACCCGAAACTTTAAAGTCGGACTGGGTATATACGCTTATCAGGATGTGCTGGGGCCAACCAAAAACCAGGGGTTGATGGCCACTTATGCTTATCGCCTGCTCATGGGTAAAAGTATTTTGTCTTTCGGGCTGCAGGCCGGATTCAAATATTTTGATTTTGACTGGCGGCAGATCAATGTTGAAGACCCTGATTTTACTTTTACTCCTGAGGAATTTCAGCGGTTTACCCCTGATGCCAATTTCGGAATTTATTATCAGAATAACCGGTTTTTTGCCGGAGTATCTTCAAAACAATTGTTTCAGAATGAATACGGTATGGTGCAGGTGGATGGAAAAACCACCTACACCAAACTGCTTCGCCACTTTTATGGCCTGGCAGGCGGGGCTATACCAATAGACGAAAAAATTGTTTTCAGGCCCTCTGTATTGGCTAAATTTGTAAAAAATGCCCCTCTGCAGGTTGATGTTAATGCCAGTGTGCTTTTTGATAATATCTTCTGGATCGGAATGTCATACAGAACTGAAAAGGCACTGGTTTTCATGACAGAGTTCAGAATTTCGGAAAAGTTCAGGGTAGGATATTCCTATGATTATTATCTGAATGAGATTCTTCCACATAACAAAGGTTCGCATGAATTCAGACTCGGCTTCGACCTCGACATTTACAAAGAGAGAATGCTTACGCCACGTTTCTTTTTTTGA
- a CDS encoding OmpA family protein, whose translation MKKITILLSVILLATASESFAQIKKANRNFNLYKYSKAIPLYQKATRSKKDEVRKEATLRLADCYRFVNNAEEARSWYLRATEFSNIDPVNYFYLGQAYRTLQEYALAQEAFLKYASLQPDDPRGEAYARFCGLMEEWQQFPPTSEIRNVKNLNSRYSDFGPAFFENGLVYTSDRNPSLLENKRYGWTNFNYLNLYQAEPKFFKDYWRDMNEPVSMSSKFNQTFHDGPAFFTPDNKSIYLTRTKVEKVRKEGNSVLTYMLKIYYSSLEDKIDYKAFPHNSDGYSTGHPTASKDGKTMIFASDMPGGKGGSDLYLSELTGGSWSTPVSLGKQINTFGNEVFPTLVNDTLLYFASDGLPGYGGLDLYVCRFADGQWSEPENLHTPINSSYDDFSIAVAPDMKSGFFSSNRPGGEGNDDIYAFRNTRPPVKTTPVKPVVKPVMLAMKGMVKDKTTGKPSEKAKVFVLNTKTNKVKVLETDPEGQFTMPAEKNILYIAKAVKPGYIDDCLNFRIENSDTAGLYEVPRALMLDKLEVNKSFRVENIYYDLDKWFIREDARPALDNLVEIMKKYPITAELSSHTDSRASQAYNDELSQKRAEAAVRYIVLQGVDPSRIIAKGYGENRLVNGCSDGVSCTEEEHQANRRTEFKILSIQPQISDDGFNPDTFTSGDEVDVYLFDPEFFRKCFSTQPSLRTSVSNTVKEVETAVQVASLTALTQEDIEACYGIQLAEVGNILPVNDPWFKGISDIKIYKSGRLNKYVAGCYPDRATALKTMSEIVSMGFKDAYIVRIEKGKVIID comes from the coding sequence ATGAAGAAAATAACAATTCTGCTTTCGGTAATTCTGCTGGCAACAGCCTCAGAAAGCTTTGCCCAGATAAAAAAGGCCAACCGTAACTTTAACCTTTATAAATACTCCAAGGCAATTCCTTTGTATCAAAAGGCAACAAGGAGTAAAAAAGATGAAGTGAGGAAAGAGGCAACCCTCAGGCTGGCCGATTGTTACCGGTTTGTCAATAATGCCGAAGAGGCCAGATCCTGGTATCTGAGAGCTACCGAATTCAGCAACATCGACCCGGTCAATTACTTCTATCTTGGACAAGCATACCGGACCTTACAGGAGTACGCACTTGCGCAGGAGGCTTTTCTTAAATATGCTTCCCTTCAACCCGATGATCCCCGTGGTGAGGCATATGCCAGGTTTTGCGGATTGATGGAAGAATGGCAGCAATTCCCGCCAACTTCCGAGATCAGAAATGTTAAAAACCTTAACTCCAGGTACTCAGATTTTGGACCTGCCTTCTTCGAAAACGGATTGGTTTATACCTCGGATAGAAACCCTAGCTTACTCGAAAATAAAAGATACGGCTGGACCAACTTCAATTATTTGAATCTTTACCAGGCAGAACCTAAATTCTTCAAAGATTATTGGCGCGACATGAACGAGCCGGTTTCCATGTCGTCAAAGTTTAATCAAACGTTTCACGATGGACCAGCTTTCTTTACACCCGACAACAAATCAATCTACCTTACCCGAACCAAAGTAGAAAAAGTAAGAAAGGAAGGTAATAGTGTACTCACGTACATGCTCAAGATTTATTATTCATCTCTTGAAGACAAGATTGATTATAAAGCTTTTCCGCACAACAGCGATGGTTACTCAACCGGACATCCAACCGCGAGCAAAGACGGTAAAACAATGATTTTTGCCTCTGATATGCCCGGAGGGAAAGGCGGATCAGACTTATACTTGTCTGAACTAACAGGCGGATCATGGTCAACCCCGGTAAGTCTGGGTAAACAAATCAACACTTTTGGCAATGAAGTTTTTCCGACTCTGGTAAATGACACGTTACTTTATTTTGCTTCTGACGGCTTGCCCGGATATGGTGGCCTTGACCTCTATGTTTGCCGGTTTGCTGATGGTCAGTGGTCGGAACCCGAAAACCTTCACACCCCAATAAATTCATCTTACGACGACTTTTCCATTGCAGTTGCACCTGATATGAAATCGGGGTTCTTCAGTTCGAACCGCCCCGGGGGAGAAGGAAACGATGATATTTACGCTTTCAGGAATACACGGCCTCCTGTTAAAACAACTCCTGTTAAACCAGTTGTAAAGCCGGTTATGCTGGCCATGAAAGGAATGGTAAAAGACAAAACAACAGGAAAGCCATCTGAAAAAGCCAAAGTTTTTGTACTCAACACCAAAACCAACAAAGTCAAAGTTCTTGAAACCGATCCCGAAGGGCAGTTTACCATGCCTGCCGAAAAGAATATACTTTATATAGCCAAGGCTGTTAAGCCCGGATATATTGACGATTGCCTGAATTTCAGGATTGAAAACAGCGATACAGCCGGCCTTTATGAGGTACCCAGAGCTCTTATGCTCGACAAGCTTGAGGTGAATAAATCATTCAGGGTTGAAAATATTTATTATGATCTCGACAAATGGTTCATTCGCGAAGATGCCAGACCTGCACTGGATAACCTGGTTGAAATCATGAAAAAATACCCGATTACTGCTGAACTTTCATCGCATACCGACAGCCGGGCCAGCCAGGCCTATAATGATGAGCTATCACAAAAACGTGCTGAAGCTGCAGTCCGTTACATTGTGCTTCAGGGTGTGGATCCTTCAAGGATTATTGCCAAAGGATACGGAGAAAACAGACTGGTAAACGGATGCTCTGACGGGGTAAGCTGCACCGAGGAAGAACATCAGGCAAACCGCCGCACAGAATTTAAAATCTTAAGTATTCAGCCTCAGATTTCAGACGATGGCTTTAACCCCGATACATTTACATCCGGCGATGAGGTTGATGTTTATCTTTTCGATCCTGAATTCTTCCGTAAGTGTTTTAGCACCCAGCCTTCGCTTCGGACAAGTGTTTCGAATACAGTAAAAGAGGTAGAAACTGCCGTTCAGGTGGCTTCTTTAACAGCACTTACACAAGAAGATATTGAGGCTTGTTATGGTATACAACTGGCTGAAGTAGGCAATATCTTGCCGGTAAATGACCCCTGGTTTAAAGGGATAAGTGACATTAAAATTTACAAATCGGGCAGACTGAATAAATATGTTGCCGGATGTTATCCTGATCGTGCAACTGCTTTAAAAACAATGAGCGAAATAGTATCAATGGGATTTAAGGATGCTTATATTGTCAGGATCGAAAAAGGTAAAGTAATCATAGATTAG